A genomic region of Silurus meridionalis isolate SWU-2019-XX chromosome 7, ASM1480568v1, whole genome shotgun sequence contains the following coding sequences:
- the josd1 gene encoding josephin-1, translating to MGSTPCSGKGRGVGSFQELGCMPWKVSKQKGEAAGDGCTTESYEALNARVVSPPQQPPAIYHEKQHRELCALHALNNVFQDGAAFSREALQEIYQRLSPSTLVTPHKKSMLGNGNYDVNVIMAALQTHGYEAVWWDKRRDVSSIALPNVTGFILNVPSNLRWGPLRLPLKRQHWIGVREVGGVYYNLDSKLRNPHPIGTADELRKFLRHQLRGKNCELLLVVLEEVEVHQTWRTDNF from the exons ATGGGGAGCACACCGTGTTCTGGTAAGGGGAGGGGGGTAGGTAGTTTTCAGGAGTTAGGCTGTATGCCATGGAAGGTGAGCAAGCAGAAAGGTGAAGCTGCTGGAGATGGATGTACCACTGAATCGTATGAAGCTTTAAATGCCAGAGTTGTCTCTCCTCCTCAACAACCTCCTGCCATCTACCATGAGAAGCAACACAGAGAGTTATGTGCTCTGCATGCACTAAATAATGTCTTCCAGGATGGTGCTGCCTTTAGTCGAGAGGCACTTCAAGAAATCTACCAGAG GCTGTCCCCGAGCACATTGGTAACCCCTCACAAGAAAAGCATGCTAGGTAACGGCAACTATGATGTAAATGTCATCATGGCTGCTTTACAGACTCATGGGTATGAAGCTGTTTGGTGGGACAAAAGAAG AGATGTAAGCAGTATTGCACTGCCAAACGTGACGGGCTTCATTTTAAATGTGCCGTCCAACCTTCGTTGGGGTCCTCTGCGTCTGCCACTAAAACGTCAGCATTGGATTGGAGTGAGGGAGGTGGGCGGAGTCTACTATAACTTGGACTCAAAACTACGCAATCCCCATCCCATTGGAACAGCTGATGAGCTCAG GAAGTTCTTGCGTCACCAGCTTCGAGGAAAGAACTGTGAACTGCTGTTGGTTGtgctggaggaggtggaggtccATCAGACCTGGAGGACTGATAACTTCTGA
- the xrcc6 gene encoding X-ray repair cross-complementing protein 6: protein MADWSDYRNDDEEVEEEEELAGEYKSSGRDSLVFLVDASKEMFVKGEDGESSNFDMTMQCVRSVYNNKIISSDRDLVALVFYGTKKSKNPRNSFKNVYIYHDLDSPGARRVQDIDNLRGDKGSRLAAEIMGSGETSLGDALWCCSNLYSDIKLRLSHKRLMIFTCRDNPHGGERTRDRQACTKADDLKETGVVIDLMHLFKPGGFDVSLFFCDIVSPPQDESELGLQCEPSGKLEELQKRVSAREMPKRAQSRMTFSLGNDMNVAVGVYVLVRTATKPSSVKLYRDTNEPVHTKTRLFHTQNGSLLLPSDTKRAQVYGNKQIVMEKDEVDEIKKCDDPGLVLIGFKPMDRLKLHHHMRPALFIYPEEEQVIGSSCVFTALLKRCSERNVFALCKFTARRNTPPRFVALLPQREVLDDSHVQAAPPGFHAIFLPYADDIRTLDLPECPTASDEQVDKMKEIVHKLRFKYRSDAFENPVLQQHYRNLEALALDLMAPEAIEDFTMPKMKMMDDRLGPLVQEFKDLVYPSDYNPEGKPSAKRKTAAAGDGAEKKPKVEISEDELRAHVSNGTLGKLTVPVLKDACKQFNVRTTGTKKQELIDALTAQLST, encoded by the exons ATGGCTGATTGGTCAGACTACCGTAACGATGACGAGGAAgttgaggaagaagaagaacttgCTG GAGAATACAAGAGCAGTGGGCGTGACAGCCTGGTGTTTCTAGTGGATGCCTCTAAAGAGATGTTCGTTAAGGGTGAAGATGGTGAATCATCTAACTTTGACATGACAATGCAG tgtGTGCGCAGTGTGTACAACAATAAAATCATAAGTAGTGACAGAGACCTGGTTGCATTGGTGTTTTATGGAACTAAGAAGAGCAAGAACCCCAGAAACTCTTTCAAAAATGTCTACATTTACCATGATCTGGATTCTCCTG GTGCTCGGCGTGTGCAGGATATCGATAACCTGAGAGGTGATAAAGGGTCTAGGTTGGCTGCAGAGATCATGGGCAGTGGAGAAACGTCACTCGGAGATGCTTTGTGGTGCTGTTCAAACTTATATAGTGACATTAAGCTACGGCTGTCTCACAAGCGTCTCATGATTTTCACCTGCAGAGATAACCCTCATGGAGGAGAAAGAACTCGAGACAGACAGGCCTGTACTAAAGCTGATGATCTTAAAGAGACAG GAGTGGTTATAGACTTAATGCACCTTTTCAAGCCAGGGGGGTTTGATGTTTCCCTGTTCTTCTGTGACATCGTAAGCCCACCGCAGGATGAGAGTGAGCTTGGACTGCAGTGTGAACCTAGTGGGAAACTTGAGGAATTACAGAAGCGGGTCAGTGCTCGAGAGATGCCAAAGAGAGCTCAGAGTAG AATGACTTTTTCTCTGGGGAATGATATGAATGTGGCAGTCGGTGTGTATGTTTTGGTCAGAACAGCCACAAAACCTTCTTCTGTAAAGTTGTACAGAGATACCAACGAGCCAGTTCACACCAAGACTCGTCTCTTCCACACCCAGAATGGAAGCCTGCTTCTGCCCAGTGATACCAAGAGAGCCCAG GTTTATGGAAACAAGCAAATTGTAATGGAAAAGGATGAAGTGgatgagataaaaaaatgtgatgatCCAGGTCTGGTTCTGATTGGGTTTAAGCCAATGGATCGTTTGAAATTACACCATCATATGCGGCCTGCATTGTTCATATATCCTGAGGAGGAGCAAGTCATAG GGAGTTCCTGTGTATTCACAGCTCTGCTGAAAAGATGCAGTGAAAGAAATGTGTTTGCATTGTGCAAATTCACTGCGCGCCGTAACACTCCACCTCGCTTTGTGGCATTGTTACCACAGAGAGAAGTGCTGGATGACAGTCATGTTCAAGCTGCACCTCCAG GCTTTCATGCTATTTTCTTACCCTATGCGGATGATATACGCACCCTGGATTTGCCTGAGTGTCCAACAGCCTCCGATGAGCAAGttgacaaaatgaaagaaattgtGCACAAACTTCGTTTTAAATACag gaGTGATGCATTTGAAAATCCAGTCCTGCAACAGCATTATAGGAATCTGGAAGCCCTAGCTTTAGACCTTATGGCACCCGAAGCCATTGAGGACTTTACAA tgcctaaaatgaaaatgatggaTGATCGGCTTGGTCCTTTAGTACAAGAATTCAAAGATTTGGTCTATCCATCGGACTACAACCCTGAAGGCAAACCCTCAGCCAAACGCAAAACAG ctgcGGCTGGGGATGGTGCTGAAAAGAAGCCAAAAGTTGAGATTTCAGAAGATGAGCTGCGAGCCCATGTTTCTAATGGAACTTTGGGCAAGCTGACAGTACCTGTGCTAAAAGATGCCTGCAAACAATTCAATGTACGAACCACAGGCACCAAGAAACAGGAGCTCATAGACGCTCTGACTGCACAGCTCTCTACATAA
- the desi1b gene encoding desumoylating isopeptidase 1b yields MMGETYNVKLYVYDLSKGLARQLSPLLLGKQLEGVWHTSVVIHGAEYFFGGQGITNCPPGATLLGEPDAIVDLGNTEVPKDLYTEYLSSLQESTYRPEMYHLFEHNCNTFSSEMAQFLTGRKIPSYITDLPSDVLSTPFGQTLRPLIESITIAPPTDNSFHGHYGQR; encoded by the exons ATGATGGGGGAGACCTACAATGTGAAGCTCTATGTTTATGACCTGTCAAAGGGACTTGCTCGTCAGCTGAGTCCTTTGCTCTTGG GTAAACAACTCGAAGGAGTTTG GCACACATCAGTGGTAATCCATGGAGCAGAGTATTTCTTTGGGGGACAGGGTATAACAAACTGCCCACCG GGTGCTACACTGTTAGGAGAGCCTGATGCCATAGTGGATTTGGGAAACACAGAAGTTCCCAAAGACttatatacagaatatcttTCATCTCTGCAAGAGTCCACATACAG ACCAGAGATGTACCACCTTTTCGAACACAACTGCAACACTTTCAGCAGTGAAATGGCACAGTTTTTAACAGGAAGAAAAATTCCATCATATATTACTGACCTGCCATCTGATGTGCTTTCCAC GCCTTTTGGACAAACACTGCGTCCTCTGATTGAATCCATCACCATTGCCCCGCCTACAGACAACTCTTTCCATGGACACTATGGACAGAGGTAG